In one Mus pahari chromosome 21, PAHARI_EIJ_v1.1, whole genome shotgun sequence genomic region, the following are encoded:
- the Rnf146 gene encoding E3 ubiquitin-protein ligase RNF146 isoform X1 produces the protein MEMMAGCGEIDHSINMLPTNKKANESCSNTAPSLTVPECAICLQTCVHPVSLPCKHVFCYLCVKGASWLGKRCALCRQEIPEDFLDKPTLLSPEELKAASRGNGEYAWYYEGRNGWWQYDERTSRELEDAFSKGKKNTEMLIAGFLYVADLENMVQYRRNEHGRRRKIKRDIIDIPKKGVAGLRLDCDTNTVNLARESSADGADSGSAQTGASVQLAVPSSTRPLTSVDGQLTSPVTPSPDAGISLEDSFAHLQLSGDSIAERSHRGEGEEDHESPSSGRVPDTSVEETESDASSDSEDAPVVVAQHSLTQQRLLVPNANQTVDDQSDRSGTDRSVAGGGTTSVNVRSRRPDGQCTVTEV, from the exons ATGGAAAT gATGGCCGGCTGTGGTGAAATTGATCACTCAATAAATATGCTTCCTACAAATAAGAAGGCAAATGAGTCCTGTTCTAATACTGCACCTTCTTTGACAGTTCCTGAATGTGCCATTTGTCTACAAACATGTGTTCATCCCGTCAGTCTGCCCTGTAAGCATGTTTTCTGTTATCTGTGTGTAAAGGGTGCTTCATGGCTTGGGAAGCGATGTGCTCTTTGTCGACAAGAGATTCCTGAGGATTTTCTTGACAAGCCAACCTTGTTGTCACCAGAAGAACTTAAGGCTGCAAGCAGAGGAAATGGTGAATATGCATGGTATTATGAAGGAAGGAATGGGTGGTGGCAGTATGATGAGCGCACTAGTCGGGAGCTAGAAGATGCTTTTTCCAAAGGTAAAAAGAACACGGAAATGTTAATTGCTGGATTTCTGTATGTTGCTGACCTTGAAAACATGGTTCAATATAGGAGAAATGAACATGGACGTCGCAGGAAGATTAAGCGAGATATAATAGATATACCAAAGAAGGGAGTAGCTGGCCTTAGGCTGGACTGTGATACCAATACTGTAAATCTAGCAAGAGAGAGTTCTGCTGATGGTGCGGACAGTGGATCAGCACAGACCGGAGCTTCTGTTCAGCTTGCAGTGCCATCTTCTACAAGGCCCCTAACATCAGTTGATGGTCAGTTAACCAGCCCTGTAACACCATCCCCTGATGCAGGCATTTCTTTGGAAGACTCTTTTGCTCATTTACAACTCAGTGGAGACAGCATAGCTGAAAGGAGTCACAGAGGTGAAGGAGAAGAAGATCATGAATCGCCATCTTCTGGCAGAGTACCAGATACCTCCGTTGAAGAAACAGAATCAGATGCCAGTAGTGATAGTGAGGATGCCCCTGTGGTAGTTGCACAGCACTCTTTGACCCAACAGAGACTTTTGGTTCCAAATGCAAACCAGACAGTAGATGACCAGTCAGACCGATCAGGAACTGACCGATCAGTTGCAGGGGGTGGGACCACGAGTGTCAATGTCAGATCCAGAAGGCCTGATGGACAGTGCACAGTGACAGAGGTTTAA
- the Rnf146 gene encoding E3 ubiquitin-protein ligase RNF146 isoform X2, whose amino-acid sequence MEMAGCGEIDHSINMLPTNKKANESCSNTAPSLTVPECAICLQTCVHPVSLPCKHVFCYLCVKGASWLGKRCALCRQEIPEDFLDKPTLLSPEELKAASRGNGEYAWYYEGRNGWWQYDERTSRELEDAFSKGKKNTEMLIAGFLYVADLENMVQYRRNEHGRRRKIKRDIIDIPKKGVAGLRLDCDTNTVNLARESSADGADSGSAQTGASVQLAVPSSTRPLTSVDGQLTSPVTPSPDAGISLEDSFAHLQLSGDSIAERSHRGEGEEDHESPSSGRVPDTSVEETESDASSDSEDAPVVVAQHSLTQQRLLVPNANQTVDDQSDRSGTDRSVAGGGTTSVNVRSRRPDGQCTVTEV is encoded by the exons ATGGA gATGGCCGGCTGTGGTGAAATTGATCACTCAATAAATATGCTTCCTACAAATAAGAAGGCAAATGAGTCCTGTTCTAATACTGCACCTTCTTTGACAGTTCCTGAATGTGCCATTTGTCTACAAACATGTGTTCATCCCGTCAGTCTGCCCTGTAAGCATGTTTTCTGTTATCTGTGTGTAAAGGGTGCTTCATGGCTTGGGAAGCGATGTGCTCTTTGTCGACAAGAGATTCCTGAGGATTTTCTTGACAAGCCAACCTTGTTGTCACCAGAAGAACTTAAGGCTGCAAGCAGAGGAAATGGTGAATATGCATGGTATTATGAAGGAAGGAATGGGTGGTGGCAGTATGATGAGCGCACTAGTCGGGAGCTAGAAGATGCTTTTTCCAAAGGTAAAAAGAACACGGAAATGTTAATTGCTGGATTTCTGTATGTTGCTGACCTTGAAAACATGGTTCAATATAGGAGAAATGAACATGGACGTCGCAGGAAGATTAAGCGAGATATAATAGATATACCAAAGAAGGGAGTAGCTGGCCTTAGGCTGGACTGTGATACCAATACTGTAAATCTAGCAAGAGAGAGTTCTGCTGATGGTGCGGACAGTGGATCAGCACAGACCGGAGCTTCTGTTCAGCTTGCAGTGCCATCTTCTACAAGGCCCCTAACATCAGTTGATGGTCAGTTAACCAGCCCTGTAACACCATCCCCTGATGCAGGCATTTCTTTGGAAGACTCTTTTGCTCATTTACAACTCAGTGGAGACAGCATAGCTGAAAGGAGTCACAGAGGTGAAGGAGAAGAAGATCATGAATCGCCATCTTCTGGCAGAGTACCAGATACCTCCGTTGAAGAAACAGAATCAGATGCCAGTAGTGATAGTGAGGATGCCCCTGTGGTAGTTGCACAGCACTCTTTGACCCAACAGAGACTTTTGGTTCCAAATGCAAACCAGACAGTAGATGACCAGTCAGACCGATCAGGAACTGACCGATCAGTTGCAGGGGGTGGGACCACGAGTGTCAATGTCAGATCCAGAAGGCCTGATGGACAGTGCACAGTGACAGAGGTTTAA